A window of Paenibacillus polygoni contains these coding sequences:
- a CDS encoding PhoH family protein codes for MTEHNRSIRISLQNAGEGQSLFGPQDTFLKLMESEIPVTIDSREAEITIRGDGNEVEKMEQLFEVLLQLIRNGYILSERDIQYATELAKDFRADQLLDLFKGEITTTFRGKPIRVKTIGQKHYVTTIKKRDIVFGIGPAGTGKTYLAVVLAVAALKEGSVKRIILTRPAVEAGENLGFLPGDLQEKVDPYLRPLYDALYDVMGPDQTAKALERGLIEIAPLAYMRGRTLDDSFIILDEAQNTTPEQMKMFLTRLGFGSKMVITGDVTQIDLPRGKKSGLIEAKSILSSVEEIGFVYFAETDVVRHTLVQKIITAYDRAAENQE; via the coding sequence TTGACAGAACATAATCGCAGCATACGCATCTCTCTTCAGAACGCAGGTGAAGGACAATCTCTATTTGGACCACAGGACACTTTCCTTAAACTCATGGAGTCCGAAATTCCAGTGACGATTGATTCACGTGAAGCCGAAATCACCATTCGGGGCGACGGAAATGAAGTTGAGAAAATGGAACAGCTATTTGAAGTATTATTGCAATTAATTCGTAATGGATACATTCTTTCCGAAAGAGATATCCAGTACGCAACCGAACTTGCCAAAGATTTCAGAGCCGATCAGCTGCTTGACTTATTTAAAGGTGAAATTACAACTACCTTTCGCGGTAAACCCATTCGTGTAAAGACGATTGGGCAGAAACATTATGTTACAACCATCAAGAAACGGGACATCGTATTTGGAATCGGACCTGCGGGAACAGGGAAAACCTATCTTGCTGTTGTTCTCGCGGTAGCCGCGTTAAAAGAAGGCTCTGTGAAGAGAATTATATTAACCCGGCCTGCTGTCGAAGCAGGGGAGAATCTCGGTTTCCTGCCGGGAGATCTTCAGGAAAAGGTCGACCCTTATCTGCGTCCGCTGTATGATGCACTGTATGATGTCATGGGTCCCGATCAAACGGCCAAAGCCTTGGAACGCGGTCTCATAGAGATTGCACCACTGGCGTACATGCGCGGCCGTACACTGGATGATTCTTTTATTATTTTGGATGAAGCGCAGAATACCACACCGGAACAGATGAAAATGTTTTTGACCCGTCTCGGTTTCGGTTCCAAAATGGTAATCACCGGAGATGTAACACAAATCGACTTGCCTAGAGGTAAGAAATCAGGACTCATAGAAGCAAAATCAATTCTATCGAGTGTGGAAGAGATTGGATTTGTTTACTTTGCTGAAACGGACGTGGTAAGGCACACCCTTGTGCAAAAAATCATCACTGCTTACGACCGAGCTGCAGAAAATCAAGAATAG
- the yqfD gene encoding sporulation protein YqfD, whose protein sequence is MRTPSLANIRGTVHIVLLGGDIEAMINEMAKHGLNVWEIKAIGNRSASMNILVNDFFELRPLLKRTGCRVRVKQRIGLPFFMARVLKRKLFVTGAILFFVLLYGMSSLIWDVKVEGNIKIPEEEILEVARKEGLYPFQFSFRLPEQDELAKDMVKQLPAISWIGVNREGTKVTIQVVEADEPEKKPLMSPRHLISKTDAVITEIYAEQGRPVVQKDMRVKKGAVLISGILGDEENTQSVVAKGEVKGLVWHEYNIEVPLLQKQITYTGESKERRFLVLGNRAIQFWGYGDTPYSKFETITEVDPLKWRSFKLPVGWMTEIDRETLYKEQSLGEEFVKEQGLKAARNDILAKNGKGTKIISEKILHEKKENGKVYMKVLFEVEESIAVELPLVYNQVEDQGE, encoded by the coding sequence GTGAGAACACCGAGCTTGGCCAATATTAGGGGAACTGTTCATATTGTACTTCTCGGGGGCGACATCGAAGCCATGATTAATGAAATGGCGAAGCATGGACTGAATGTATGGGAGATCAAAGCAATAGGTAATCGCAGTGCCAGTATGAATATTCTGGTGAACGATTTCTTTGAGCTTCGCCCGCTTCTAAAACGGACAGGCTGCCGGGTACGGGTAAAGCAGCGTATTGGGCTCCCTTTTTTCATGGCAAGAGTACTGAAACGGAAACTGTTTGTAACGGGGGCCATTTTATTCTTCGTTTTATTGTATGGCATGTCATCATTGATATGGGACGTCAAAGTAGAAGGGAATATCAAAATACCAGAAGAAGAAATTTTGGAAGTAGCTCGCAAAGAAGGGTTATATCCTTTTCAATTCTCATTTCGGTTACCGGAACAGGACGAGCTGGCCAAGGATATGGTAAAGCAGCTCCCTGCAATTTCGTGGATCGGGGTAAACCGGGAAGGAACTAAAGTTACAATACAGGTCGTTGAAGCAGACGAACCGGAGAAGAAACCGCTGATGAGTCCAAGACACCTGATCAGTAAGACGGATGCAGTAATCACAGAAATTTATGCAGAGCAAGGCAGACCCGTAGTTCAGAAGGATATGCGCGTCAAGAAGGGTGCTGTACTTATATCAGGTATTCTTGGAGATGAAGAGAACACGCAGAGTGTCGTAGCCAAAGGAGAAGTAAAGGGGCTGGTTTGGCATGAATATAATATTGAAGTACCTTTGCTGCAAAAGCAGATCACTTATACAGGCGAGTCCAAAGAACGTCGTTTCCTTGTGCTCGGCAATCGAGCAATCCAGTTCTGGGGCTATGGAGATACTCCATACAGCAAATTCGAGACCATTACCGAAGTGGACCCGCTGAAATGGCGCTCTTTTAAACTTCCGGTGGGCTGGATGACGGAAATTGACCGTGAAACATTGTATAAAGAGCAGTCTCTTGGTGAAGAGTTTGTGAAAGAGCAAGGTCTGAAAGCAGCAAGAAATGATATTTTAGCGAAAAACGGAAAAGGTACGAAGATTATTAGCGAAAAAATTTTGCATGAGAAGAAAGAGAATGGTAAAGTTTATATGAAAGTGCTTTTCGAAGTAGAAGAAAGTATCGCGGTGGAATTACCGCTCGTTTATAACCAAGTTGAAGATCAAGGAGAATGA
- the yqfC gene encoding sporulation protein YqfC, translating into MTRISRNLRKWTSEVLDLPQDVLFDMPRLTLIGSKQLYIENHRGVVHFSNDKLVLDLSVGRLEVSGAELVIRNIMPEEVAVEGHIKNIQYIGTEDVK; encoded by the coding sequence ATGACCCGGATCAGTCGCAATTTGCGCAAATGGACCAGCGAAGTACTCGATTTGCCGCAGGATGTTCTTTTTGACATGCCGAGGCTAACCCTAATCGGAAGTAAGCAATTATACATAGAGAACCATCGCGGTGTTGTACATTTTTCCAACGATAAACTTGTACTCGACCTGTCTGTAGGACGTCTTGAGGTAAGCGGTGCAGAGCTTGTCATTCGGAATATTATGCCTGAAGAAGTAGCGGTAGAAGGCCATATTAAAAATATTCAGTATATAGGAACGGAGGATGTCAAGTGA
- the floA gene encoding flotillin-like protein FloA (flotillin-like protein involved in membrane lipid rafts) has translation MVFESGWIAILLIAVVAVIILSVFFSFFPVMLWISALASGVRLSIITLVAMRLRRVVPSRIVNPLIKATKAGLGLNINQLESHYLAGGNVDRVVNSLIAAQRANIPLEFERAAAIDLAGRDVLQAVQMSVNPRVIETPVVSAVAKDGIEVKVKARVTVRANIDRLVGGAGEETIIARVGEGIVSTNGASASHKDVLEHPDRISRTVLEKGLDAGTAFEILSIDIADVSVGKNIGADLQTEQAEADKRIAQAKAEERRAMAVAQEQEMKARVIEMRARVVEAESDVPLAMAEAFRNGQLGVMDYMNYRNIEADTEMRGAIAKPEESKRNQDDHNQNR, from the coding sequence ATGGTATTTGAATCAGGTTGGATAGCTATTCTGTTAATTGCCGTTGTTGCGGTCATCATATTAAGTGTGTTCTTTAGCTTTTTCCCTGTAATGCTCTGGATCTCGGCGCTTGCGTCCGGTGTCCGATTAAGCATTATTACCCTCGTTGCTATGAGACTGAGAAGGGTTGTACCGAGCCGAATTGTAAACCCGCTCATTAAAGCTACAAAAGCCGGACTTGGTCTTAATATCAACCAACTGGAAAGTCACTATCTCGCAGGCGGTAACGTAGACCGAGTGGTTAACTCCTTGATCGCTGCACAGCGTGCGAACATTCCACTTGAATTTGAACGTGCTGCAGCGATTGACCTTGCAGGTCGTGATGTGCTTCAGGCGGTTCAAATGAGTGTTAACCCACGAGTAATTGAGACTCCTGTCGTTTCTGCGGTAGCAAAAGACGGAATTGAAGTGAAAGTTAAAGCTCGTGTAACAGTTCGTGCTAATATTGATCGCCTCGTCGGTGGTGCAGGTGAAGAAACCATTATTGCGCGTGTAGGCGAAGGGATTGTAAGTACGAACGGTGCTTCTGCTTCACATAAAGACGTACTTGAGCATCCAGACCGTATCTCTCGTACCGTACTTGAGAAAGGCCTGGATGCAGGTACTGCATTTGAGATTCTCTCTATTGATATTGCCGATGTAAGTGTTGGTAAAAATATCGGGGCTGATCTGCAGACAGAACAAGCAGAAGCAGATAAACGAATTGCGCAGGCAAAAGCAGAGGAAAGACGTGCGATGGCTGTTGCTCAAGAACAAGAAATGAAAGCGCGTGTTATTGAGATGAGAGCACGTGTTGTAGAAGCAGAGTCTGATGTGCCGCTCGCGATGGCAGAAGCTTTCCGAAACGGACAACTCGGAGTCATGGATTATATGAACTATCGCAATATCGAGGCAGATACAGAGATGCGCGGTGCTATTGCGAAGCCGGAAGAAAGCAAGAGAAACCAGGATGATCATAACCAAAACAGATAA
- a CDS encoding NfeD family protein gives MNKIKNWKFPVVILIAFFVTLVSAFVQPQGIQAAAKDGAVYVIPVDQPIERGLQKFMERGFKEAEEIQAGLIVLQINTPGGLVATTKEIGDMIQASEIPTVAFINGDAASAGSYIALVSDYIAMSPASTIGAAALVDGSNNYIDDPKLVATWKSNMQAAAEKNDRKKEIAGGMTDLNMVVEMPEISRTKEKGEVISLTAKEALEVGYADKIVSSPAEVAAWLNYSPDQIYTMEQTTFEKISSFLTHPVVSTILLFIGIAGILIELFVPGFGVPGIVGFLSFVLYFGGSYVAGIGGSETWFLFIIGIALLISELFVPSFGILGVLGAGSLITGVVRAAYDTSTALVSLGIAAAAAIALVIIVAIVFKERGIWNRFILNDNMTADRGYSSVRTREDLIGMEGTSVTPLRPSGTAVIGTERVDVVTEGEYILVNEPIYVYKVEGSRVVVKKQSEREFNVVK, from the coding sequence ATGAATAAAATCAAAAATTGGAAATTTCCGGTTGTTATTTTAATCGCTTTCTTTGTTACTCTCGTCTCTGCTTTTGTTCAACCACAGGGAATTCAGGCTGCTGCGAAAGATGGTGCGGTATATGTCATTCCTGTAGATCAGCCTATTGAACGCGGGCTTCAAAAATTCATGGAACGCGGGTTCAAGGAAGCGGAAGAAATACAGGCAGGCCTGATTGTTCTTCAGATTAATACGCCTGGCGGACTCGTTGCAACGACAAAAGAAATTGGAGATATGATTCAGGCAAGTGAGATTCCTACCGTAGCTTTTATTAACGGAGATGCAGCCTCAGCAGGCAGTTATATTGCTTTAGTCTCGGATTATATTGCAATGTCTCCGGCAAGTACGATTGGTGCGGCAGCTTTGGTTGATGGGAGCAATAATTATATTGATGATCCCAAACTCGTAGCTACCTGGAAGTCAAACATGCAGGCGGCAGCTGAAAAGAATGATCGTAAAAAAGAGATTGCAGGCGGGATGACCGATCTGAATATGGTTGTTGAAATGCCTGAAATTAGTAGAACCAAAGAAAAAGGCGAAGTGATCTCTCTAACAGCGAAGGAAGCGCTCGAAGTGGGTTATGCTGACAAAATCGTCTCATCGCCTGCCGAAGTAGCTGCATGGCTAAATTACTCGCCGGATCAAATCTATACGATGGAACAGACGACATTTGAGAAGATTTCGAGTTTCCTTACGCATCCTGTTGTCTCAACAATTCTATTATTCATTGGGATCGCTGGAATACTGATTGAACTATTTGTTCCTGGATTTGGAGTACCGGGTATTGTTGGTTTCTTGAGTTTTGTCCTTTATTTCGGTGGAAGTTATGTGGCAGGGATCGGCGGATCAGAAACGTGGTTCCTATTTATCATCGGGATTGCACTCCTTATCTCTGAACTATTTGTTCCAAGCTTTGGTATTTTGGGTGTACTTGGTGCCGGAAGTCTTATTACAGGGGTCGTACGAGCCGCGTACGATACAAGTACCGCACTTGTTTCCTTAGGGATTGCGGCAGCTGCTGCGATTGCACTTGTGATCATTGTCGCCATTGTGTTCAAGGAGAGAGGAATATGGAATCGTTTTATTCTGAATGATAACATGACGGCTGATAGAGGATATTCTTCGGTTAGAACTAGAGAAGACCTGATTGGAATGGAAGGTACAAGTGTGACTCCGCTTCGCCCTTCGGGTACGGCTGTCATTGGGACAGAGCGTGTAGATGTGGTAACAGAAGGGGAATATATTCTTGTAAACGAACCTATTTATGTGTACAAGGTGGAAGGTTCGCGTGTTGTGGTGAAGAAACAAAGTGAAAGAGAGTTTAACGTCGTCAAATAA